TATTGAACCAGAGCTTTATTTCTACAGCGGAGTCTCTGCTTGGGTTGCACTGTTGTTGCTTTTTCAAGAGATTCGCAATAAAATGCTGCTTTATATCTTGATGGCTTTAACGCTAGTAGGAGTATTGGTCTGTGTGATGAATGATTTTGAAGTGGATATGAAGAGATTTATTACCATCAATCAATATTTGCTTACACTGCTTATTGGAGTGGGTTTTTTACGACTTATTGCTACACCTAAAGAAGAAAAAATCAAAGCTCTACCTAAAGGGGAGCAAAGTTTTTTAAAAACCTATGCCGGGGTTCATCTGTTTGGTTCAGTGATTAATCTCTCTTCTCTTTTACTCGTGGCAGACAGATTGTATAAAAGTGCGCCATTAAGCAAGTTGCAAATTGTATTGTTAACCAGAGCCTTCTCTTCAGATGCTTATTGGTCTCCTTTTTTTGTAGCGTTCGCTGCAGCCATTACTTATGCCCCACAACTCAATACGTTTACCATTATGAGTGTGGGCTTGGTGTTGGCTTTTATTGCTTTTATCATTACTTATGTGGATGTGAAACGAAATAAAGTGTTTAATCTTCAAACATTTGAAGGCTACCCCATACATTTTGAGACGCTTTATTTACCGTTTTTACTTGCGTTGTTTGTTCTTCTTACGCATCACTATTATGCACACATTAAGATCATCATACTCATTGCTTTGTTCAGTGTGCTTTTGACTTTATTGTTACTTCCTTTTAAACATAAAAAAATGCACTGTGTGTTAAGTGCATATATCATCAAAGATTTGCCTCATATGAAAAACGAGTTAGGGCTGTTTTTAGTTGCAGGTAGTTTTGGAGTGGTTGTCAGCTCAATTTTAATGGGATTAAACGTACAATTACCATTTGAAACGTTTGATGGCTTTGCAGCATCAGTTGTACTGTTTGTATTGATTGCATTGTCGTTTATTGGTATTCATCCCATTATATCCATTGCTGTTATTGGTAATTGGATGGGAGAGCTTAATCATACCCTTTTGGCCGTTACTTTTTTAATGTCTTGGTCCACAGCTGTTTCAACTTCCCCTTTTTCAGGGTTAAATTTAACGATGCAGTCACGATATGATTTAAAAGCCATTGATCTGTTTAAAGTCAATATTTTCTATGCACTTAAAATGTATTTAGTATGTGTTGTGATACTTTTTGCATTATCTTCGTATTTAGGGTTATAAAAATTATAATTTTGTCATAATGTTTGAGTATAATACCGTAAGGAATATATGAATGAATCTTTTTTTTATCTTACTGGGCAAAATCGCCCCTTTATATGTTAATATTATCATTGGATACGTACTGGCGCACTACTTTAAACTCAAACGCGACAGTATTGCATTTTTACTGATTTATATTTTAGGACCTTTTGTGGTCTTTTTTGCCACTTTGTCTATTGATATCAATATGCAGTTGGTGTTTTTGCCCCTGTTTGTTTTTATATTTGGAAGCACTATTGCTTTTTGGATTTTGCACCACTATAAAACACATTGGAAAGATGCGAGTTTGAATACCTTAGCCTTTACTTGTGGTACAGGAAATACGGGTTACTTTGGAATTCCATTGGCAATGATTTTGCTGGATCCTCAAAGTGCTAATATCTATATCTTTGCAACGATGGCATCGCTTTTGTATGAAAATACTACGGGATTTTATGTCACTGCAAAAGGCAATTTCACTGCCAAACAATCGTTGGTCAAAGTACTCAGGTTGCCTTTACTGTATGCCTTTATTTTTGGTTTGATGCTCAATGTTGCAGGTGTTCGTACACCTGAAATGATTGTACCATACTTTGAAGGGCTTAAATGGGCGTATGGTATTTTAGGTATGATGATGCTTGGAATGGGCATGAAAGGGTTTAATTTAGAAGAGGACTTTGATAAACGTTACATCAAAGTAGCTTATTTCTATAAATTTTTAGTGTGGCCAGCGAGTGTGTTGTTGATTATTTTTGCAGACAGTACTCTTTTTCAAGCACTCAATGAGGAGATATATAAAGTTCTGTTTTTAATCTCCATTGTACCACTGGCAGGAAACACCGTCACTTTAGCAGTGCTTTTAAAAGCCAAACCAGAAAAAGCAAGTTTCACTGTGTTATTGAGCACAGTGATATCCATTTTTTATATTCCATTGGTGCTTTATTTGTACGGTGGATTTAATTAAAAGAGGAGTTCAATAAGTGTTCAAACGTAGTATTGCCATATTTTTTATACTCATGACAGTAGGGCTCTCGCAAGAGACTCTTGATATTAAAAACTTACCTTTAAGCAGTGCAAGCAGTCAGCTTCAAGACAGCATAGATGCATTAAAAATACTCAATAATCAGCTCAAAGTCAATGATAAAATCAATGAAGAGCTGGTGTATGAGCAGAAAAAAGAGATATTTGAAGATATTTTAGAACTCATCATTAATGAAAAAAATGCACAACTTAAACGTATTGAACTCAAAAGTGAACAAGAAAAACTCTCGTCAAAAATGTCTGCCAATGAGAGTTATGGGTATGATGTTGCTTTTATTCGAGATGAGATAGAGTATACCACCATCAGCAATCAAATTCTTTTTTATGAGGCGATGAATCAAATCATAAAATTACGAAAAGGGTATATTACCAATAATGGGTTACGAAAATATATTCAAAGTGTTAAAAAGCGGATTAAAAATGATACGTTGTTGACTAAGTTTCAAGAGTATTATGAAAAAAGTAAAAACATCGATGCTCCTATTTATGATGATTTAAGATTAAACTATGAAACTTATACAACCGATGTTTTAACTTTTACAGAAGTATTGAACTACCTCTATCATAACAGTAAAAAAATAGAGAAAAGCAACTTTTTAATCAGTCGATTTAACATCAGTTTTTGGGTGAATGCGATTAATGACTATAAACCTATAGAGAATATGAATATTTACTTAAATTACTATTTATCTGTGGATATGGGGCGTATACTCGTTGCAATGTTCTTTTTTATATTGATCAATTCATTGCGTCTTTTTGTCATGCCTATTATCATTACATTTATTAAAAAGAGACAAAAAGGGCACTCTCATAAAGAGAGCAACATACAACTTCAAAACTATTTGACCAACAGTTTTACTAAACCCATTAAGCTTTATTTATTGATCTTCTCTTTTGAACTTTTTATTCAAATTGTGCATAATGGACAGTTTGACCTCATAAAAGCAGAGACTTTTTTTAACATTATATATATCATCAATACGGGTTATTTAATCTATAAACTCTTTGATGAATGGGTCGATATTTATGCAGAGACCTTTTTTGAAAATCATACGACAACTCGAAAAGAAATGGTCAGTTTTATGCTCAATATCTTTAAATTTATTCTGTTTTTAGTGATTACACTCTTTATTTTAACTGAGCTTGATTTTGATGTAAAAGCGATTTTAGCATCACTGGGAATTGGGGGAATTGCGATTGCACTTGCTGCTAAAGAGACTTTAAGTAATCTTTTTTCAAGTGTAAACTTGATGATGGACAACTCTTTTAATCAAGGTGATTGGATAGTAACGGATAAATATGAAGGAACCGTTATAGAGATTAAAATGCGTACGACGACCATTCGTACATTTGATAATGCATTGGTGACCATACCGAACTCAGAATTAGCCAACACATCGATTAAAAACTGGAGTAAACGCGTCTTAGGTCGACGAATTAAGATGAATATTGGTGTGACCTATGAGAGTAATTTAGAAGATATTAAAAATGCGATTAAAGATATTGAACAGATGTTACAAACGCACCCTGAAATTGCGACGAAAAAGAGCGATATCGTCAATGAGCGTATTAAAAACTTGAAGCTTGCAAAAAAAGAGGATTTCTACGGAATCAAACGTGATTTGATGGT
The Candidatus Marinarcus aquaticus genome window above contains:
- a CDS encoding tellurium resistance protein TerC produces the protein MNNRHAMSGILIFISFVITQYSYFIEPELYFYSGVSAWVALLLLFQEIRNKMLLYILMALTLVGVLVCVMNDFEVDMKRFITINQYLLTLLIGVGFLRLIATPKEEKIKALPKGEQSFLKTYAGVHLFGSVINLSSLLLVADRLYKSAPLSKLQIVLLTRAFSSDAYWSPFFVAFAAAITYAPQLNTFTIMSVGLVLAFIAFIITYVDVKRNKVFNLQTFEGYPIHFETLYLPFLLALFVLLTHHYYAHIKIIILIALFSVLLTLLLLPFKHKKMHCVLSAYIIKDLPHMKNELGLFLVAGSFGVVVSSILMGLNVQLPFETFDGFAASVVLFVLIALSFIGIHPIISIAVIGNWMGELNHTLLAVTFLMSWSTAVSTSPFSGLNLTMQSRYDLKAIDLFKVNIFYALKMYLVCVVILFALSSYLGL
- a CDS encoding AEC family transporter produces the protein MNLFFILLGKIAPLYVNIIIGYVLAHYFKLKRDSIAFLLIYILGPFVVFFATLSIDINMQLVFLPLFVFIFGSTIAFWILHHYKTHWKDASLNTLAFTCGTGNTGYFGIPLAMILLDPQSANIYIFATMASLLYENTTGFYVTAKGNFTAKQSLVKVLRLPLLYAFIFGLMLNVAGVRTPEMIVPYFEGLKWAYGILGMMMLGMGMKGFNLEEDFDKRYIKVAYFYKFLVWPASVLLIIFADSTLFQALNEEIYKVLFLISIVPLAGNTVTLAVLLKAKPEKASFTVLLSTVISIFYIPLVLYLYGGFN
- a CDS encoding mechanosensitive ion channel family protein; the protein is MFKRSIAIFFILMTVGLSQETLDIKNLPLSSASSQLQDSIDALKILNNQLKVNDKINEELVYEQKKEIFEDILELIINEKNAQLKRIELKSEQEKLSSKMSANESYGYDVAFIRDEIEYTTISNQILFYEAMNQIIKLRKGYITNNGLRKYIQSVKKRIKNDTLLTKFQEYYEKSKNIDAPIYDDLRLNYETYTTDVLTFTEVLNYLYHNSKKIEKSNFLISRFNISFWVNAINDYKPIENMNIYLNYYLSVDMGRILVAMFFFILINSLRLFVMPIIITFIKKRQKGHSHKESNIQLQNYLTNSFTKPIKLYLLIFSFELFIQIVHNGQFDLIKAETFFNIIYIINTGYLIYKLFDEWVDIYAETFFENHTTTRKEMVSFMLNIFKFILFLVITLFILTELDFDVKAILASLGIGGIAIALAAKETLSNLFSSVNLMMDNSFNQGDWIVTDKYEGTVIEIKMRTTTIRTFDNALVTIPNSELANTSIKNWSKRVLGRRIKMNIGVTYESNLEDIKNAIKDIEQMLQTHPEIATKKSDIVNERIKNLKLAKKEDFYGIKRDLMVYLDEFNDSSIDILVYCFSKTTNWVEWLEVKEDVLFKIAQIIRNNNLEFAYPTQVNYIKR